Proteins encoded together in one Lathyrus oleraceus cultivar Zhongwan6 chromosome 5, CAAS_Psat_ZW6_1.0, whole genome shotgun sequence window:
- the LOC127087800 gene encoding basic blue protein: MSEGRGSASMNMVTVMISLLCLLFLAESINAETHIVGGAKGWTFNTKNWPNGKEFSAGDVLVFNYNSKIHNVVVVDKAGYTSCKTPAAAGYETFKSGNDEIKLESGENYFICNFPGHCQTGMKIFINAV, encoded by the exons ATGTCTGAGGGAAGAGGCAGTGCATCTATGAACATGGTGACTGTAATGATTTCACTATTGTGCCTTTTGTTTCTGGCTGAAAGTATTAATGCAGAAACTCACATCGTTGGTGGAGCAAAGGGATGGACCTTCAACACTAAAAATTGGCCTAATGGAAAAGAATTTAGTGCTGGCGATGTGCTCG TTTTCAACTATAATTCAAAGATACACAATGTGGTTGTTGTGGACAAAGCTGGATACACCAGCTGCAAAACTCCGGCGGCAGCTGGTTATGAAACGTTCAAATCAGGGAATGATGAGATCAAGCTAGAAAGTGGGGAGAATTACTTCATATGCAACTTTCCTGGCCACTGCCAAACTGGAATGAAGATTTTCATCAATGCAGTCTAG